A genomic window from Silene latifolia isolate original U9 population chromosome Y, ASM4854445v1, whole genome shotgun sequence includes:
- the LOC141629772 gene encoding uncharacterized protein LOC141629772, whose amino-acid sequence MTTAEALKQINDTLVAMMERLTAVEAKIAVEAPIPPPPETKFEKRFRLIEEQLKLSRWENVHYENARGLSAQGKLNPIGPTPDPLADRQGKWYKQNAYCAYHQGKGHDTENCYRLKHEIQDMIENGSLPIPTVRPNNLNNPFGDHANAVFVEDNTDVSHLIQPICHLTGFFVGKVYVSCSEYIPQAKNEVRIGDFAIDCTPYILRSENEINGVWADDEDDIYLTEGAIIPRTQEEISKLRKDVLESNHLTRSGRPYRVEKANHVSIFGDSPSKTPTKEATSVRALGEGSTSEASLIKQLQKTKADVSIWELMLSSFEHRQALLQALMNMTVSPHITPYDVVSFVAQNQPRLTNAITFSDEDLPSFGPQHCLAMYITVECHHKRLPMTLVDDGSAVNVLPLRTAFILGLEKSDFAPTTQTVRAFDGTVRRVSGLVTLSVNVGKVERKVNFQVIDVASSFNILLGRPWIHTAGAVSSTLHRKIKIPLKGEVVTIDATPIIVMGGDVTSEVQTDNTAFESCGFEVVNAIESTFEAPNMDLYTGIRVCKTIFKTEKYFGYSMYPRRKTHSIEVAGA is encoded by the exons ATGACTACCGCAGAGGCACTGAAGCAGATTAACGACACTTTGGTCGCAATGATGGAACGCTTGACGGCTGTGGAAGCCAAGATCGCGGTGGAAGCTCCCATACCACCGCCTCCGGAAACTAAATTCGAAAAGAGGTTCCGACTAATAGAGGAACAGTTGAAGCTATCCCGATGGGAAAATGTGCATTATGAGAATGCCAGAGG GCTCTCGGCCCAAGGGAAACTGaacccaattggtccaactccggacccgctTGCGGATCGACAGGGTAAATGGTATAAGCAAAACGCCTACTGTgcttatcatcaaggaaaaggtcatgataccgaaaattgttaCCGTCTTAaacatgaaatccaagacatgatcgagaatgggtcGCTCCCCATCCCCACCGTCCGACCTAACAACCTGAACAATCCTTTTGGCGACCATGCCAATGCAGTATTCGTCGAAGACAATACCGATGTATCTCACTTAATACAACCCATCTGCCATCTCACTGGGTTTTTCGTGGGGAAAGTCTATGTAAGCTGCTCTGAGTATATCCCTCAAGCTAAGAACGAAGTTCGAATTGGGGATTTTGCTATCGATTGCACACCATACATTCTCCGAAGTGAGAATGAAATTAATGGGGTCTGGGCTGACGATGAAGACGATATCTATCTCACCGAAGGTGCGATTATTCCCCGAACTCAGGAAGAAATTTCTAAATTGAGGAAAGATGTCCTCGAAtctaatcatttgactcgatcggGACGTCCCTATCGTGTCGAGAAGGCAAACCATGTCTCTATCTTTGGAGACAgtccaagtaagacacccaccaaGGAGGCCACCTCAGTCCGggctcttggtgaagggtcgacctcagaGGCCTCCCTCATCAAGCAGTTACAAAAGACTAAGGCAGATGTCTCCATCTGGGAATTAATGTTGAGCTCGTTTGAACATCGACAAGCTCTGCTTCAAGCCTTAATGAATATGACCGTGTCACCGCACATTACTCCATATGACGTGGTCTCATTTGTTGCTCAAAACCAACCTCGGCTCACTAATGCCATAACTTTTTCTGATGAAGACCTGCCCTCATTTGGGCCACAACATTGTCTCGCTATGTACATCACGGTAGAATGCCATCATAAGCGACTCCCAATGACCCTTGTCGACGACGGGTCTGCAGTTAATGTTCTCCCACTACGGACCGCTTTCATTTTGGGACTCGAGAAAAGCGACTTCGCACCCACTACGCAAACGGTTCGGGCTTTCGATGGCACAGTGCGTCGAGTGTCCGGACTCGTCACTTTAAGCGTGAATGTGGGAAAGGTGGAGCGCAAGGTCAATTTCCAAGTGATAGATGTTGCCTCATCTTTCAACATTTTGCTCGGGAGACCATGGATTCACACAGCTGGAGCCGTGTCTTCTACCCTCCATCGCAAGATTAAAATCCCTCTCAAGGGAGAGGTAGTGACCATCGATGCTACTCCTATAATTGTGATGGGAGGAGATGTTACTTCCGAAGTGCAAACTGATAATACCGCCTTTGAGTCTTGTGGTTTCGAGGTAGTAAACGCAATTGAGTCCACTTTCGAGGCACCGAATATGGACTTATATACGGGAATCCGTGTTTGTAAAACAATCTTCAAGACCGAAAAGTACTTCGGGTACTCCATGTACCCCAGAAGGAAAACGCATTCAATTGAAGTCGCCGGTGCCTAA